The Chryseolinea soli nucleotide sequence GGGTCTACCTGGACATTATCGACGCCTTTGAATTTTACGAGTGAAACTGAATAGCCCGCCCGTTTCAGGATGAAATCAAGACCGGGTTAAGTGAGCCATTAACTTTTGTATCTTGTTGTCTTAATCATACTGTTGCATGGATGAATTTAAAGCGGACCTTTACGATTATGATTTTCAAGCCATCTACGATACCATAAAAGAACACTATCCCATTGAAGAAGACCACCATCATTATACACGGGAGACCCTGAAGACATTTGCAGGCTATAAAAAGATAGAAAGGCTGGTCGGGGAGAATTTCTTTGACAAAAAGAACTACAAAACGCGTTGGACCGACTTTCAGAAATTTTTAAAGCAATCCATAGACAAGAAAATAGACAACACCCATACACTGGCCAATACTTGTTTTAGCGGAAACGTTACGGTGGACGAACTGATCACCCGGGAATATGTAAAGACAAAAGCGCTACGCTATTTTATCAGTGTCTTGGGGCCGTACTACAGTATTTATGCCGTTGATCATTCGGAAGTAAAGCTGCCAACAAAGATGAGCGCGTATAGGAATGAGGAAACGCGCATCATTTCTTATCATGCCGATCATGTGGCAACCGTCTCCCCGGTATTCGAATATGAATCGTCGTTTGTGCAATTGCAGACCAGGATCAAGGAGAGGTTCCCTACTTACAAATTTATTCCTTACGAAATCGGCGTTTCTACTATCGATGGCATTTCAGTCTATTCGAATGTATTTGGTGGCGACGAGGATGCACATAAAGACTCAATTTATCGGGGATTATTCGGTCCGCTCGTCGCGCCGAAGTGTGCCTTGCGGGGAGATAAGAAATATGGTTTTTCGGAATGGTTGAAGCCGCTATCAAAGGCAGAATCTGAGGGGCTTGAACTATTGAGGCAGCACATTGCCCAAACGGCCAGTCCATCAATGCAAAAGCAAGCTTCCATCCACAAAGTATGGAAGATAAAGCACTGGAAATTATTACAAGTGATGCACAACCCTGGGGGTGGACTGTTCGGCGTGAGCCTGACTGACATCATGGATCTAACCGATCCCGAAAAAATTATCTGTCCTGCCGGAATAAGAAACGCGCCCGAGATAAGCAGCTATAAAATGGATGGAGAGAATTTGATCTTCAATGAAAAATTATCCTATAACATTCTCGAAGTTTCACCAGATGAATTGAAAGTTGTCATGCATGTAAATATAGACGCCGGACCCCGGTCTATTAGAGGAGCCCTTTGTGAACTGACCTACGAACCGTTGACCGAATGGAAAGATCCTCAAGCCATCTGGACGAGTATGCACAGACTCGACAAGCCCACGGAATAATTTATGCTGTTTCATTTTTTCATGGCCGTCAAAGTTTCTAAATTAGGAGGGGCTCTGGGGTGTGGAGCCCGTTTCGTGCGATCATACTAAACCCGTTTTATCATGGAAAAGACCATCCGCACATTGATTGTAGACGATCACGGCCTGATGCGGCAGGGCATGATCTCCATGCTGGCAAGCGAGCCCGCCATTGAAATTGTCGGCACCCTCGAAAGCGGCGAAAGTGCCGTGAACTTTGCCAACGACAAGGCGCCGGACCTCATTCTCATGGACATTGTCATGAAAGGCATGACGGGCATCGAGGCCACCCGCTGGATCAAAGAGCAGAATCCTAAGATCAAGATCATCCTCGTCTCTGGCGAAGTAACCAAAGACTTCATCACGGCCGGCATAAAGTCGGGTATCGATGGCTATCTTCCCAAGGATTCCGACAAAGAAACTTTGCTGCAGGCGATACAGACCGTGATGAAAGGCGAGCGGCATTTCAGCCCGGAGATCACGGCGCTGGTGTTTGAGGATTTTTATCTAAAAGAAAAAGACGGCACGGGACTCCCTACACGCAAGACCACCGAACTGACAAAACGCGAAGAAGAAGTGCTGGTACTCATCGCCGACGGCAAAACGCTAAAGGAAGCGGCCGATATTCTTTTTATCAGCGTAAAGACGGTTGAAACCCATAAGATGCACATCCAGGACAAGCTGGGTCTTACCAATACGGCACAGTTGGTAAAATATGCCATCGAACACGACCTCATTTCGGTGAACCGCAAGAAGTGAATCACTTTAGGAACATCAGCCTTTTCCTGATGTCCCATACAAATCCCTGATTTTTCAGAATCCGTCGCTCCCCGATGCATGGCGCAACGCCAAAATGCAATTTTGTCTCATCAAACAACACGACGATGAGAGACACGAAGATTGAAAACGAAGCCGTTGCACAAGAAAACGTTACCTCGCTGGCCGGCCTGGAGCTGGTGAAGGCGAAAGGAGAGATCGAACAATTTATTTATAGCTGCTCGCATACCCTCCGCGCGCCGTTGAAGTCCATCGCCGGCCTGGTCCACCTGTTGAAAAGCAGTGAAGGCAACCCGGAGATCGATCCCAGATTCTTTTTGGAGTCGATCGAAAAAACATGTAGCAAAATGGAATTGTTGCTCGATGATTTCGAACAATTCCTTGCGAATTCGCGTCAGCGGGTGGCCACTCACCCGGTAGATGTGAGGGAGATCTTGGAGGAAGTGCTGCAGGACTTTCAGGTCGTGATAGAAGAGGAACACATTCAGGTTTCCATGAACTGCGACCAAACGGTCCCATTCTACACGGACAAAAACCGCTTCCGGGTGGTCTTGTCACATCTCATTTCAAATGCCATTCAGTTTCGGAACAATGAAAGAGAAAAGATGGAGGTGCGCATTCACGTGAAGGTATTTCCATCGTTTTGTACGGTGCAGGTGCGCGACAACGGCGTGGGCATCGAGGACCAGGTTCGCTCGCATATTTTCGATCTCTTCTATCGCGGCTCCATGCAGTCAACCGGTTCCGGTGTGGGGTTGTATATCGTGAAAGAGGTTCTGAACAAGATGAAAGGTTCGATCACCGTGCGATCGACAGAAACGAAGGGGTCCACCTTTCTGATCTCTATACCCAACTTGATGCCATAAAAAGATTACCCAGGTTAATATTATGATCAGGATAGGCTGTGTAGGAAGGTTCCGCCGGGCGTCAGATCAGGGATTTCCTGATGCCATCCCTAACTTCCTGATTTTTGAAAATCCGTATCGCACTGATGTTTGCCGCCCCCACAGGTTGCAATTTTGATCTACAAATAAACCCATTACTCAGTATACCCATGAAAACAAAATGTAACGAGGTTGCCGCACCCATCACAACCTTCATCGTATTGGATGAAAAAAGATTCCTGGCCTTCACCGGCTCCAACGATGGTGTGATGCGGGCCACCGCCTCGGCTTTTATCAAGCACATGCCCACCATGACACAGGACCTCACCGACGCCGCCTGGACCGACGACCGAGAGCGCGTGCGTGCAATGCTTCACAAGATCAAGTCGGCAGCGGGCCTCTTCGCGTCTGCCCTCTTTGTGAAGACGATGGCGACTTTGGAAACTAATGTAGATGGGCTCACCAAACCGGAGGTGGTTCAAAGTACCAGCCGCATCACGGAAACCATAGACCTGTTGAAAGAAGAAGTCCGGATCTTTTTGGAAAACCTGAACGCAGTCGTCTCTAAATAAATCAACGAAATGTTAGCCATCCGCCGATCCAACCACCCCGATGATGCCGAGCGCAGAAGGCTCGAAGCGCTTTACCGCTCGGGTATCCTCGACACGGAACCCGAGCAAGCCTTCAACGACATTGTTGATCTGGCCGCCACGCTTTGTGATGTGCCCACGGCAATGATCAGCTTTGTGGATGCCAACCGGCATTGGTTCAAGGCTACATCGGGCACCTACGTGCCAAGCCCCGATCGAACAACGGCGTTTTGTGCGTATGCTATTCAACAACCCGGTATATTATTGATCCCCGACGCGAAGCATGATGTCAGGTTTGCCGATCATCCTGCAGTGGCAGGTGTTTCGGGTATCCGTTTTTACGCCGGCGTACCCTTGGTCACACCTGAGGGCTATGCGCTGGGTACGTTGTGTGTTTGGGATCTTCAGCCGCGCACGTTGTCACAAAAACAGGTCGACAATCTTTATGGCTTGGGACGACAAGTCATGAAGCTGCTTGCCTTGCGGCAGCACGTTCAGGAGTTGGAAGATCAAAAGTCATTTTTACAAGGACATAACCTCAGCCTGCACCAACTCAATCAGGAGTTTCAGGCTTCCGAGGAAGAGATCCGCAGCAATCTTGAGCAGATCAGCGAGCTGCAACAAAACCTGGAATCGCAGGAGCGTCAATACCGCGAGCTGGTGGAAAACGCGAGCGACCTCATCTATGAATTGGATGCCGATGGGAAGTTTACGTTTGCCAACAGCCTCATGCAAACCGTGGTGGGGTTCACCAAGGAGGAGTTGAGCAAGATGCACTATTGGGAGTTGGTTCACCCGTATTACCTGGAAGGCGTCATAGAATTTTATCGCCGCCAGCGCAAAAGCCTCACGGAGAATTCTTACCTGGAATTTGTGCTCAACGCCCGCAACGGCGAAGAGGTTTGGGTTGGTCAAAATGTGCGCATGTTCTTTGAGGAAAACGGACGTGTCTACAAAGTGAGCGCGATCACCCGGAACATCACCGAGTTGAAATGGGCGGAACGGAAACTGGAAGGCAGCGAAAAAAGATTCAGACTTTTATCGGAACATGCTCCCGTGGGAATTTTTCAGACCGACGCCGCCGGTCAGTGCACCTACGTGAACCTTCGTTGGTGCGAGATCGCCGGCCTTTCGGAAGAAGACGCCATGGGCGATGGCTGGATAACGTCCATCCACCCCGACGACCGTCACCGGATGGTTCACGCCTGGCGCAGTGCCATCGCCGCACACGAAGAATTTGTTTTAGAGTTCCGGTTTATCGACCAGTGCAAGAACATTCGCTGGGTGACCGGCCGTGCCCTGCAGATAACCGACGACCAAGGCCTGCCTGCGGGCTATATCGGAACGCTCAACGACATCACCGAACTGAAGGAAGTTCATCGCAAGCTCGAAGAACGCGAGGAGATGTATCGCTTGTTATCGACGAACTCGGGTGACATGGTTTCCCTCTACAAGGCCGACGCAGCCTCTACCCGTGTTTTTGTTTCACCGAGCGTACGCTACATTTTGGGTTATGAGCCCGACGAACTGATCGGCCAATCTCCCTATGCGCTCATTCACCCGGAAGATGCCGAGCGTGTGCGGGGTATGATCGGCGACATTGTTCGTCGTGGTACCATTGCCATTATGGAATATCGCCTGCGCAAGAAGAACGGCGAATTCATATGGCTCGAATCGAATGCCCGGCCCTTCCTCGATCGCAACGGGAACATGTTGGGCTTTCAATCGTCGGCCCGCGACATCACGAAACGCAAACAGTTTGAGGCATCGTTGCAGGAGGCAAAAGAGAAAGCGGAAGAAGCTACGTTGGCCAAAAGCCAATTCCTGTCGAGCATGAGCCATGAGATCCGTACGCCCATGAACGCCATCATTGGTCTTACGAATTTGTTGCTGCTGGATCGGCCGCGCAAAAATCAACGCGAACAATTGGGCCTGCTCAAATTCTCGGGCCAGAACCTGCTCACCATCATCAACGACATCCTCGACTTCAGCAAAATCGAAGCCGGCAAGATTGCCCTCGAGCACGTCGACTTCGACCTGACGCAACTCATCGCGAAAACAAAAGATATGCTGGAGCACAATGCCCAACAGAAGGGCATCCCGCTTCAACTGGTGTACGACCAGACGCTTCCGGCGGTCGTCAAAGGCGACTCCGTGCGATTGGCGCAAGTGATCACCAACCTGGTGAGCAATGCCATCAAGTTCACCGAATCAGGTTGTGTGACGCTGGCGGTGCAAGACGAGGGCACGCGCCAAGGCAAGCGGATCGTTCGCTTTTCCGTTACCGACACGGGCATCGGCATCGAGCCCAGTAAGATCGATGCTATATTCGACAGCTTCGTTCAGGCCGATGCCGATACCACACGCAAATACGGCGGCACGGGCCTTGGCCTCTCCATCGCCCGAAACCTGGTGAACCTCATGGGCAGTGATATTGCCGTCGAAAGTACTCCCGGTGTGGGCTCCACGTTCAGTTTTACTTTGCCGGTGGAAGAAGGGGTAAACACCGCGAGCGTTCAGCAGGAAGAGACAACTGGCGGTGCCCTTCGGAACATCGACATCCCGGTGCTGCTGGTTGAAGATAACGAGATCAACCAGATGATCGCCTGCAGTTTCCTCGAGTCGTGGGGCGTGAAGGTGGATGTGGCCAACAACGGTAAAGAAGCCGTAGAGAAAGTTGCGAAAAAGAATTATGCGCTGGTGCTGATGGACATACAAATGCCCGTGATGGACGGATATGAGGCGACGCGTCAAATTCGCGCGATGCCCGATGCGCACTACCGCAATATGCCGATCCTGGCGTTGACCGCTTCGGCCATGCTGGGGATGCGCGACAAAGTGATGGAGGCGGGGATGAACGATTTCATCAGCAAACCTTTCGTGCCGGAAGATTTGCATCGAAAGATCACCCTGCACGCTCGCGGCTAGCGATGATGCAATAAGATCTGAATATGCTCGAGTAACCTGTCAATGTTACAGGGCTTTTTCAAAAAACCTGCGGCGCCAAGATGAAGGCTTTTGTCTTCATTCTCCGGTGTAGCGTTGGCGGAGAACACCAGAACAGGAATGGTGTTGTGGACGGGGTTTGACTTCACGTTCTTCAGGAACGTGAAGCCGTCCATCTCCGGCATGCGCAGGTCGGTGATGATCAGGTGGGGAACAAAGGTCTGTAACTTTTCAAGCGCCTCGCTGCCGTTCGTGGCCCCTTGCATCTCATAACCCTCCATGTCCAGCAGCTCCAGCAGGCTTTCCAACACGTCGGGCGTGTCTTCGATCAACAAGATCTTTTGTTTCATACGCGCAAGGGTAGGGTAACGGTAAACGAAGTGCCTTCGCCGGCTTGGCTGCTGAGGTGAATTTGCCCGGCCAACAGATCAACCGCTTTTTTAACGATGGATAAACCGAGGCCCGTGCCTTGAATGGTGCCCACATTGGCGCCCCGGTGAAACGCCGAAAAGATGTTTTGCTGATCTTCAGATGTGATGCCGATGCCTTTGTCTTTTACTTCTAGCTTGAGAAAATCGGGCGAATTGGTGACGCGCAGCATGACCGACTTTTGGTCCGGAGAAAATTTGATGGCATTGGTGATGAGGTTGATCAGAATGTTGCGCAGCAATTTCTCGTCGGCGGCAAACGATTTTACCGAGCACTGGATGAACATCTGCACCTGGTGCGTCCGCATGCTCTCTTCCACCTCGCGGACGGTTTGCTGAAAAAATGTCTCGATGTCGACCTGGGTATACTTGGTATTGATCTTGCCCGCCTCGCTTTTGCCGATCATCAGGATGTCGTCCAGCAGGTAGGTCATGTGGTCCACTTGCTTTTCGATGGTGGCCAGCTTTTTTATAAAATCATCGGCCGATATTTTTTCGCGGTGTTTTCGCAGAAAACCGGTGGCGAGCGCAATGGTCGACAACGGCGTCCGGAATTCGTGCGACGCGATGGAGACAAACCGGCTCTTCATTTCCACCAGTTCTTTCTCTTTGCGCAAAGCTTCGTTCAGCTCGCGGGTGCGCTCCTGCACTTTTGCTTCCAGGTTGACGCGGTATTCGATGAGTTCGGTGATGTTTTGACCCACCATCAGCACGCCGGTGATCTGTTGCTCTGAGTTTCTGCGGGGCGTGGTGTTGAGCAGGAAAATGAGATCGCGCTGGTCTTTCGACACCATGGGCAACTGCAGGTTGTCGAGCGGACTGCCTTTGAACGCACGCTCCAGCAAAAGCATAAATTCCTGGCGATGATCTTCGCGGATACAAAGCCCGATGTTCTTCCCCAACATTTCATTTTTGGTGTAGCCCGTAACCTGTTCGGTCACACGATTCCATTCGTTGATATAGCCGTTGCGATCGGCACCGAAGATGGGTGCATTGGCGTGCTGAATGAGTTCCGAAAGCTCGCGGGCAATGGCCGTGATGTTGCGTTCAAATTCTTTTTGGCCCGTGATGTCCTGCATCGAGCCGATCATCCGCACGGGATGTTCGTCCTGGTAGATGATGTAGGCGCGATTCAATACATACTTATATGAATCATCCGCGCACCGATAGCGGTATTGCGAGATCCAGTTGGTCCGCAGTTGGGCAAAGGCTTGTCCGATCTCCAGGTTCACGCGTTCGAAATCTTCCGGGTGAATTTTTTCTTTCCACCATTCCTTGGCCGTGCTGATCTGCCGGTCGGCATAGCCAAAGATGGTTTCGATGCCGTGGTTCCACACTTCAGAGTCGCGTTCGATGTCGCGGTCCCAAATGGCGTCGTTGGTGGCGCGCGACAGGATCTCGTAGCGTTGGTTATATTCCAGCAGCACTTCTTCAAACGTCTTGCGCTCCGAGATATCCTGGATCACGCCGAGCATCAGGCGGGCCTCATTTTCCTGTTGAATAAAATCCGCGCGCACGTGCACCCAACGAAGCGAGCCATCGTCTTTGCGAAGGATGCGGTGCTCCACGTTGAACAGCTCGCCGTTGTTTATCGCCTTAAGAGCGTCCTCTTTCACG carries:
- a CDS encoding response regulator transcription factor codes for the protein MEKTIRTLIVDDHGLMRQGMISMLASEPAIEIVGTLESGESAVNFANDKAPDLILMDIVMKGMTGIEATRWIKEQNPKIKIILVSGEVTKDFITAGIKSGIDGYLPKDSDKETLLQAIQTVMKGERHFSPEITALVFEDFYLKEKDGTGLPTRKTTELTKREEEVLVLIADGKTLKEAADILFISVKTVETHKMHIQDKLGLTNTAQLVKYAIEHDLISVNRKK
- a CDS encoding sensor histidine kinase — protein: MRDTKIENEAVAQENVTSLAGLELVKAKGEIEQFIYSCSHTLRAPLKSIAGLVHLLKSSEGNPEIDPRFFLESIEKTCSKMELLLDDFEQFLANSRQRVATHPVDVREILEEVLQDFQVVIEEEHIQVSMNCDQTVPFYTDKNRFRVVLSHLISNAIQFRNNEREKMEVRIHVKVFPSFCTVQVRDNGVGIEDQVRSHIFDLFYRGSMQSTGSGVGLYIVKEVLNKMKGSITVRSTETKGSTFLISIPNLMP
- a CDS encoding Hpt domain-containing protein yields the protein MKTKCNEVAAPITTFIVLDEKRFLAFTGSNDGVMRATASAFIKHMPTMTQDLTDAAWTDDRERVRAMLHKIKSAAGLFASALFVKTMATLETNVDGLTKPEVVQSTSRITETIDLLKEEVRIFLENLNAVVSK
- a CDS encoding PAS domain S-box protein — translated: MLAIRRSNHPDDAERRRLEALYRSGILDTEPEQAFNDIVDLAATLCDVPTAMISFVDANRHWFKATSGTYVPSPDRTTAFCAYAIQQPGILLIPDAKHDVRFADHPAVAGVSGIRFYAGVPLVTPEGYALGTLCVWDLQPRTLSQKQVDNLYGLGRQVMKLLALRQHVQELEDQKSFLQGHNLSLHQLNQEFQASEEEIRSNLEQISELQQNLESQERQYRELVENASDLIYELDADGKFTFANSLMQTVVGFTKEELSKMHYWELVHPYYLEGVIEFYRRQRKSLTENSYLEFVLNARNGEEVWVGQNVRMFFEENGRVYKVSAITRNITELKWAERKLEGSEKRFRLLSEHAPVGIFQTDAAGQCTYVNLRWCEIAGLSEEDAMGDGWITSIHPDDRHRMVHAWRSAIAAHEEFVLEFRFIDQCKNIRWVTGRALQITDDQGLPAGYIGTLNDITELKEVHRKLEEREEMYRLLSTNSGDMVSLYKADAASTRVFVSPSVRYILGYEPDELIGQSPYALIHPEDAERVRGMIGDIVRRGTIAIMEYRLRKKNGEFIWLESNARPFLDRNGNMLGFQSSARDITKRKQFEASLQEAKEKAEEATLAKSQFLSSMSHEIRTPMNAIIGLTNLLLLDRPRKNQREQLGLLKFSGQNLLTIINDILDFSKIEAGKIALEHVDFDLTQLIAKTKDMLEHNAQQKGIPLQLVYDQTLPAVVKGDSVRLAQVITNLVSNAIKFTESGCVTLAVQDEGTRQGKRIVRFSVTDTGIGIEPSKIDAIFDSFVQADADTTRKYGGTGLGLSIARNLVNLMGSDIAVESTPGVGSTFSFTLPVEEGVNTASVQQEETTGGALRNIDIPVLLVEDNEINQMIACSFLESWGVKVDVANNGKEAVEKVAKKNYALVLMDIQMPVMDGYEATRQIRAMPDAHYRNMPILALTASAMLGMRDKVMEAGMNDFISKPFVPEDLHRKITLHARG
- a CDS encoding response regulator, with amino-acid sequence MKQKILLIEDTPDVLESLLELLDMEGYEMQGATNGSEALEKLQTFVPHLIITDLRMPEMDGFTFLKNVKSNPVHNTIPVLVFSANATPENEDKSLHLGAAGFLKKPCNIDRLLEHIQILLHHR
- a CDS encoding PAS domain-containing protein, encoding MNAYKLLLVDDSALSRKLLEATFEAEGYATLTARDGQEAMDILLTEAVDLIVTDILMPNVDGYYLCYKVRHDEKLRNIPIIIYTATYTSLSEEKIAEDMGADLFIRKPAPIHVLVEAVRTLLIAPARRREGTKGSPVAIEVMHQYSSDLVNKLEQRNIALEETRRNLEHTVQERTRELQRTNEELMASNEELKAINEELSSTNDKLLEATQVIHQQSETIIITERKLHELEIQKSQHLLIKAYEIAKIGYWTYDTEADRAEWNDQTRKIFGVSPAYQPALQSYLALVYPDDLQRVKEDALKAINNGELFNVEHRILRKDDGSLRWVHVRADFIQQENEARLMLGVIQDISERKTFEEVLLEYNQRYEILSRATNDAIWDRDIERDSEVWNHGIETIFGYADRQISTAKEWWKEKIHPEDFERVNLEIGQAFAQLRTNWISQYRYRCADDSYKYVLNRAYIIYQDEHPVRMIGSMQDITGQKEFERNITAIARELSELIQHANAPIFGADRNGYINEWNRVTEQVTGYTKNEMLGKNIGLCIREDHRQEFMLLLERAFKGSPLDNLQLPMVSKDQRDLIFLLNTTPRRNSEQQITGVLMVGQNITELIEYRVNLEAKVQERTRELNEALRKEKELVEMKSRFVSIASHEFRTPLSTIALATGFLRKHREKISADDFIKKLATIEKQVDHMTYLLDDILMIGKSEAGKINTKYTQVDIETFFQQTVREVEESMRTHQVQMFIQCSVKSFAADEKLLRNILINLITNAIKFSPDQKSVMLRVTNSPDFLKLEVKDKGIGITSEDQQNIFSAFHRGANVGTIQGTGLGLSIVKKAVDLLAGQIHLSSQAGEGTSFTVTLPLRV